The sequence below is a genomic window from Brevibacillus agri.
TATTTGGCAAAATGTTCGGTGACGTACTGCATTTTGTCAGCCGTCAGCGTGATCGAACAACCGGAAGCAAACGAGATTTTCCCCGCGTCGATCAGGTCAAAGACCGCGTCCTGCAGTACTTCCGAGTAAACGGTCAGATCGGTGAACTCGGAGTCGAGAAAACCGTTGAACACGGCATTGGCGACAGACCCGATACCGGATTGCAGCGGCGCGAGATTTTCCGGCAGCCGTCCCGCCTTGACTTCCTCGCGCAAAAACGCGATCAGATGAGCGGCGATTTCAGCCGTCTCCGCGTCCGGCTCGACGATTGTCGACGGCGAATCCAACTGGTTCGTCAACACAATGCCTTTGATTTTTTCGGGATCGACCACAATGCCCGCTGTTCCTATCCGTTGGTCTACCGCCGTGAGCGGAATCGGCTCGCGCGCTCCCTGGCTCGCTGGCGTGTAAATATCGTGAATGCCCTCCAACTCAGCGGACTGGGCGAGATTCAATTCAATGATGACATGCTTCGCGTAATCGACGAAAATGTTCGAGTTGCCGACAGAAGTGGCGGGAATAATCATGCCGTCCTCTGTGATTGCAACCGCTTCCACAATCGCGTAATCAATCGCACTCATCGCTCCTTGGCGAATCAGCTCGGCGGTGTGGGACAAATGCTGGTCCACGAACATCATGCTGCCGTCGTTAATTTTTTTGCGCATGACCGGATCGGCTTGAAAAGGCAGCCGCTTGTTGACAATGCCCGCCTCCGCCATGACAGCGTCCACGTCTGATCCGAGCGAAGCTCCTGTATATACATTCACGCCAAAAGGCTTGTTGTCTTGTTTGACTCGCTCTGCCAATGCGAGCGGTACAACCTTGGCATCCCCTGCACGAGTGAAACCACTTAACCCGATTGTCATGCCATCCTCGATCCAACTCGCTGCTTCCTCAGCCGTCACGATTTTATCTGCCAATCTTTTATCGCGTAAGCGCTCCCACATCATTGTGACCCCCTATGCCATCTTTTCTTGTTCATACACTAGCACAAGAATTCTGAGCGGGCACTCGATTTTCAACAAAGCAGAATATTTGAGCAGCGAGTTAGCAAAAAAGACAGCGAACCATTCTCACTGGCAAGGGGCCTGCAAAAGCTAGAAGCCGAGCAGTTGCCGGAACGTGCTGGCATACGTCTGGCTCACGGGAACTCTCGTCTTCTGCTTGTCCTTCATCTCCAGCATGAAAGTCGAATGGAAATGCGGATGGATAAAGCCGATGGACTCCAGATTGACAAAATAAGAGCGATGGCAACGCGCGAACCGCTCAGGCGGAAGCATGTATTCCAGCTCGGACATGCTGTATTTGTTCGGGTACGACCCGCTTGCCGAATGCAGCAGCGTCTTGCCCTCGTGCGAGCTGATGTAAACAATCTCGTGCAGCGGAATCGGCAGCCAGCCATCTTCCCCTTTTCCAATCAAAAACGACAGCCTAGGCTGCGGATTAGCCAACGGAACGCTTTGCAAAGGATAGATGGCGGTAATACAGCCCATGACCTCTCCCCCGCGGAACAGCGGCAGCGACAAACCGTAGTACGGCACGCCAAAAATGCGGCTCTCCACCTGATGTCCGACTTTTCCTCTCTCCATCAGCGCCTTGTGCGTGGCAGAGCCAATCGGGACCTGGTCGCCCGGGGAGATTTTCAGATCAATGTTTGAGCTTGGCTGATAATACAAGTATTGGGTGCCGTCCGAGATCGCAATCGACACTTCTTCCGGCACAGCTTGGCCAATCATCTGCAGCATTTCTGGAACAATCTTGTTCTCCATGCTGAATCCTCCTGCTCCTCTTCACTCTTTTTCTTTTTTCTCTTTCTTCTATTAAACCACACTTCCCTCCCGGCAGATCAATCCTTGTCTTTCCTGCGCAGACAAGGGAATCCATCCGTTGCGGGACAGCCGTTGTGCTATCATGGTATCAACAGTTTTTTGCGAAAACTTGGCAGCGCCAAGCCATTGGCGAAAGCTTTAGTCTGTACAAAAAAAGGCGGTGCACCATGGACCACACCATTGTCTTGATTGCAAAAGGAACCGACACGCTCGCTTTTCTGCTCAAGGAGCTGCGGGCGTATTTTGAGCCTTATTGCAAGGTCATCGGCTTTGCCAGCCACGAACAAATCCCTGACCTCTCCGGGGTGTCCCACGTCTTCATTACGACCAGGGCGCCTGAGTTGTACACGATCGCCCGTCAGGCCGTCCCCGAAACGGTCCCGATTACCGTGCTGAACCGTTTTTTTGAACTGCGCAAAATAAAGGCGCTGATGCAAATCCCGCCCGGAACGACCGTGCCTGTCATGAACAACTCGCCGGTCACAGCCCAGGAGGTCATCCAAAACTTGCTGGAAGTCAAGATTGACCACC
It includes:
- a CDS encoding acetyl-CoA hydrolase/transferase family protein; this encodes MWERLRDKRLADKIVTAEEAASWIEDGMTIGLSGFTRAGDAKVVPLALAERVKQDNKPFGVNVYTGASLGSDVDAVMAEAGIVNKRLPFQADPVMRKKINDGSMMFVDQHLSHTAELIRQGAMSAIDYAIVEAVAITEDGMIIPATSVGNSNIFVDYAKHVIIELNLAQSAELEGIHDIYTPASQGAREPIPLTAVDQRIGTAGIVVDPEKIKGIVLTNQLDSPSTIVEPDAETAEIAAHLIAFLREEVKAGRLPENLAPLQSGIGSVANAVFNGFLDSEFTDLTVYSEVLQDAVFDLIDAGKISFASGCSITLTADKMQYVTEHFAKYRDKLLLRPQEITNHPEIIRRLGLIAINTAIEVDIYGNVNSTNVSGSKMMNGIGGSGDFARNARLGIFVTKSIAKGGKISSIVPFASHVDHTEHDVDIIVTEQGLADLRGLAPRERALKIIENCAHPMYREQLKAYYEEALTRGGHTPHVLEKAFSWHVRYAEEGTMLEQKPALV
- a CDS encoding LytTR family DNA-binding domain-containing protein; this translates as MENKIVPEMLQMIGQAVPEEVSIAISDGTQYLYYQPSSNIDLKISPGDQVPIGSATHKALMERGKVGHQVESRIFGVPYYGLSLPLFRGGEVMGCITAIYPLQSVPLANPQPRLSFLIGKGEDGWLPIPLHEIVYISSHEGKTLLHSASGSYPNKYSMSELEYMLPPERFARCHRSYFVNLESIGFIHPHFHSTFMLEMKDKQKTRVPVSQTYASTFRQLLGF